The Ahaetulla prasina isolate Xishuangbanna chromosome 4, ASM2864084v1, whole genome shotgun sequence genome has a window encoding:
- the LOC131197449 gene encoding extracellular calcium-sensing receptor-like, with the protein MARWTYLASMELLSTRGRFIPNYKCDTKDCAVSVIAGPNSHICPFMANILNVYKMPQLIYGSSSMRGDQIQAAIFHRFFPDGDQQIVGILQLLLYFRWKWIGLFLQRNESGDRFIQKAVPLFSKQGICFEFMGEMPQETFSNDITAAFKDFSKMYITIMKSTTNVIILYCENQITIIFRLLSYYTEYEDMPIERKDKVWIMPAQMEFTSVPFQKDRDMNFIHGAITFEVSSKEISGFNKFLQMRNPTSEAEDHLMRVFWEAAFECSFPKDKLDEYAGRLCTGEEKLDNQPKSVFDTTMTGQSYSVYNAVYAVAHALQAMFSRKHRTRAKVGREMFLTQKAWQILPLSVCNDHCYSGWRKMKIEGKPFCCYACLPCAKGKISNQMDAIDCFQCSEDQYPNKAQNLCILKTTTFLSYNEPLGITLASVSLFFSFITALVLGIFIKQRDTPIVKANNRSLTYILLIILLLSFLCSLLFIGQPDQTKCFMRQAAFGIIFSVALSCILGKTILVVLAFMATRPGSKIRKWVGNKLAFSIVLFCSLVQFTICTVWLTISPPFPDSDMYSIAEEIVLQCNEGSTTMFYTVLGFLGFLTAVSFTVAFLARKLPDRFNEAKFITFSMLVFCSVWISFVPTYLSTKGKYMVAVEIFSILSSAAGLLGCIFPPKCYIIIMRPDLNTKGQLKK; encoded by the exons CTGATATATGGATCTTCTTCTATGAGAGGTGACCAAATACAAGCTGCTATCTTCCATcgttttttcccagatggtgaccAACAGATTGTGGGTATTCTCCAGTTGCTGTTGTATTTTAGGTGGAAATGGATTGGGCTGTTTCTCCAACGTAATGAGAGTGGAGACAGATTCATTCAAAAAGCTGTTCCTTTGTTTTCCAAACAAGGTATCTGCTTTGAGTTCATGGGAGAGATGCCCCAGGAAACATTTTCTAATGATATTACAGCAGCCTTTAAAGATTTTAGTAAAATGTACATTACTATCATGAAGAGCACTACCAATGTCATTATCCTATATTGTGAAAACCAAATTACCATCATTTTTAGATTGTTGTCCTATTATACAGAATATGAAGATATGCCCATTGAGAGAAAAGATAAAGTTTGGATAATGCCAGCCCAGATGGAGTTTACATCCGTTCCCTTTCAAAAAGACAGGGATATGAACTTTATCCATGGTGCTATAACTTTTGAAGTTTCTTCCAAGGAGATTTCTGGATTTAATAAATTCCTTCAGATGAGAAACCCAACTTCCGAAGCGGAAGACCATTTAATGAGAGTGTTTTGGGAAGCGGCTTTTGAATGCTCTTTTCCTAAAGATAAGTTAGATGAATATGCTGGGAGGCTGTGCACTGGAGAGGAGAAGTTGGACAATCAACCTAAGTCTGTGTTTGACACCACCATGACTGGACAGAGTTACAGCGTCTACAATGCAGTTTATGCTGTGGCACATGCTTTACAAGCCATGTTTTCCCGCAAACACAGAACAAGAGCCAAAGTTGGGAGAGAAATGTTTTTGACTCAAAAGGCATGGCAG ATTCTACCTCTTTCTGTTTGCAATGACCATTGCTATTCTGGGTGGAGGAAGATGAAAATAGAAGGGAAGCCATTTTGCTGTTATGCTTGCCTTCCATGTGCAAAAGGGAAAATTTCAAACCAGATGG atGCTATTGACTGCTTTCAATGTTCAGAAGACCAATATCCAAACAAGGCTCAAAACCTTTGTATTCTAAAAACAACCACCTTCCTGTCTTACAATGAGCCACTGGGAATCACTTTGGCCAGTGTtagtctcttcttttctttcatcacaGCTTTGGTGCTGGGGATCTTCATTAAACAGAGGGACacccccattgtcaaagccaacaacaggaGCCTCACTTACATTCTTCTCATTATTCTCCTGCTCTCATTCCTTTGCAGTTTGCTCTTCATTGGGCAACCTGACCAAACAAAATGTTTCATGCGACAAGCTGCTTTTGGCATCATATTCTCTGTAGCCCTTTCTTGCATATTAGGGAAAACAATCCTTGTTGTtcttgctttcatggccaccagGCCAGGTTCCAAAATAAGGAAATGGGTGGGGAATAAGCTGGCTTTTTCTATTGTCCTGTTTTGCTCCCTGGTACAATTTACCATTTGTACAGTGTGGCTGACAATTTCTCCCCCATTCCCAGATTCTGACATGTACTCTATAGCTGAAGAAATTGTCCTACAATGTAATGAAGGTTCAACCACAATGTTTTATACAGTGCTTGGCTTTCTAGGGTTCTTGACTGCTGTCAGTTTCACTGTGGCCTTCCTAGCTAGGAAGTTACCAGATAGGTTTaatgaagccaaatttatcaccttcagcatgttggtcttttgTAGTGTCTGGATATCATTTGTTCCAACCTATTTGAGTACCaaggggaaatacatggtggctgtggagatcttctccattttgtCTTCAGCAGCTGGATTACTGGGCTGCATCTTTCCCCCCAAATGCTATATCATTATTATGAGACCTGATTTGAATACAAAGGgacagttaaaaaaataa